In Physeter macrocephalus isolate SW-GA unplaced genomic scaffold, ASM283717v5 random_1233, whole genome shotgun sequence, the DNA window AGCTGGACAGAGGCCTTGAGACGCCCTTCCGTCTCGATGCCTCCTGTTCTCTGTTCATGTGGCACTCTGGGAGATAACACCCTATATTCCCGAAAGAACATCCCTTTCTCGCTTTTTGAAGAGTCAAACAACTTTTTAACTGGattttatggtaatttttaattatactagtaatacatgaatacattttcttgaaaaaagaTTATAGATGACACTATACCCTTTGAGCTGACCCCTGTCAACTAAATACTGTTATCAACTTCCTGCGTATTCTCTAGGCCTTATTACACgcgcacacacgtgtgcacagcCCCTGAAAGTCTGGCATTTCGCTGTTGTTTACACAAATGGTGGCCCCCCCACATCATTCTGCAGCTTGTTCTTGTCACTCAATAGGCCGTCTTGGTGATCTGTCCCCGCTAGTTCCTACAGATCTATGTTATTCTAGTTACCCGTTCTGCTACTGATAGATGCTTAATTTGTAACCCACTTTTGCTATTACAGAAACCCCCGGCCGGTCCTCCTTGTGCACACGGGCAAGTGTTTCTTGAGGGCAGATGATGTCAAGCAGAAATGTTCAGTCACAGGACACagccactttgttttttttttttttttttttttttttgcagtacacgggcctctcactgttgtggcctctcccgttgcggagcacaggctccggacgcgcaggctcagcggccgcggctcacgggcccagccgctccgcggcacgtgggatcttcccggaccggggcacgaacccgcgtcccctgcatcggcaggcggactctcaaccgctgcgccaccagggaagccctaggacacAGCCACTTTGAAGGGTGATTTGGCAAAGGGTAGTAGAGTGAAAACTGCACGTACCCTATGATctagaatttttacttttaattaactttaattaaaaaaaaaaaaagggggacttccctggtggtccggtggttgagactccgcgcttccactgcagggggtgcaggattgatccctggtcagagaactaggatCCCGCGTGGCGCGCGAcaaggccaaaataaataaataaatacaatattgaaaacaaaaaaaccccagggagctccctggtggtccaggggctagGACTCGACACTTtgactgctgtggcccgggttcaatccctggtcggggaactaagatcctggaagCTGTGTGACGtggcccaaaaaacaaaaacaaaaaagcaaacacacaaaaaaccccacacagcaacagaacaacaaaaataccaAGAGCCCTTTCTCTATAAAAGCATCCATTACTTACAGAATTCAACATCCTCACCCAAATTAACCATGTAGACATTTCTGAACATAGCTGTGctgttttatatttgttgaaaatttctttccggggaattccctggccgtcaagtggttgggactctgcacttccactgcagggggcacaggtttgatccctggttggggaactaagatcctgcaatccacgcagcgaggccaaaaaaaaaaaaaaattctttctgaagatgttttgttatagcagtatTCTAATCTGAGTGGCTTGGCCTCAATTTCCCCCCAAATTGGGCAGCTGTAAATATCTTGTGCAAACAGCCTTTagtactggattttttttctcaagacatAGTCCTAAAAAGAGCATCGTTAGACAAATGGTGGGCGCAGTGCCACAGACCGTGGCTCCTGCCAGGATGGTCACACCATCCTGGCCTTCAGGGCCGACGGTCACTCACTAGGAACCCAACTTGGGCAAATctcttaacctcagtttcctgattttaaaaatggggattGAAGTCCCTATTACAAAAAAATCAGATGAGATTCTGTACATGCAAACTGTACAACTATACAGTGTTTAAGAGTGGCTATTATTTAAGAACCATTTCTTGTGAAAAACACATTGATTCGTTCTCAAGCACTTAGGTATTTGCTTTGTGCTGTTTTAGGCACAGAACTAGGCTGTAATCATTTATTCAGAACAGACTGCCTCTATTCGTTATACAGTAGTATAGGCTCTTTGCATATTCTGGATAAAAACTCTTTTCTTGATCAATCACGTCTTTCCCCCTCACCCATTATACACTGATCCATTTTCCATTGTAGTCTTATGggttttttgtataaattttaagtttatgTTATCAAACCCATTATTAATTGCATCGTTAACGTGATTTTTATGTTCAATCATCTCAAAATTGGAtcctttccagttttcttttagcgtatcagattttttaaaaaaatgtacttccTTGACTCATGTGAGGTTTATTGTGATACATTTTTCTCCACCTGCTATAGTTTATTGCCATAGCATTAATCATAATGGCTCCATTTTCcataattttgtttcattcaaTCTGTTATGTATTATCACAAAACATACAAGaggggtttgtgtgtgttttaaggtcTAATTCTATTCCcgctttgtttctctgtcttcaatCAGCACCACTCGTTAAGCCTGATGTGTGTTTCTTAGGTGTGATGGGGCAAGGGGGACCCCCCGACTGTGACTACCTTTCTCTACAGTGTAGTTCCGGCCTTTGTGCTAAACCTGCTCAGCCGCCCTCCCACTTGCACTAAGAGCCCCCCAGCATCTTCCTGTAATCCCTACGGCTCCGGCTCCGTGAAGTAGGGTTTCAAGAAGTCCCGAGCCCTTCCCCTAATCTGCTCCTCCTCTGGGATGAGTGCTGTAGAGAAAAGGCATCTCTCTAAAGGCTGTTTCGAAGGTAAGATTTCAGTGGACAGGTTATCTGTTTTGCTGGAGTTTATACTCACCCAGCCAGTATCAGACCTTTTCTCTGCCAGAGTCCGAACAAAATCCGGGACCTGTGGTAAGTAGATTGAGAAATGAAGACAAGACGTGGTCTagcgccccccccccaccaccgtTGGCCTGCTGAGGGGAGCCGGTGACGCCCCACCCCTGCCTCGGGCACCACCGCGCAGGGCCAGGAACTTACTCGGGACGGATCCAAAAGCTGTTCTATCTGCCGGTCCTTTCTGCTGTTTTCCTCTTCTAAGCGCCGAAGCTTTGTTCTCATCAGATCCACATTGCTTTTTTGCACGTGTAATgactgaaggaaagaaggaacacacacacaccgtgtacacacacacaccgtgcacacacacacacaccgtgtacacacacacaccgtgcacacacacaccgtgcacacacacacaccgtgcacacacacacacacaccgtgtacacacacacaccgtgcacacacacaccgtgtacacacacacaccgtgcacacacacaccgtgcacacacacacaccgtgtacacacacacacacacaccgtgcacacacacaccgtgcacacacatacacaccatgcacacacacaccgtgtacacacacacaccgtgcacacacacaccgtgcacacacacacacacacacacacacatcccggTGAAACACTGAGCTGGAGAGGTGTTTTAAAAGCTGCCTGGTTCCCAATCAGGGCGTTGCGTGTGCAGTGGGTGAGGGAGGTCTGGACGTCACAGTGAAGGCTGGGCCGGGGGTAAATGCCCCGTTAGGTGCAGGGCCTACCCAGGCAACTAGGAACTCTGCCCCACACAGTGCCAGCAGCACCCCTGCCACAGACAAACGCCGCTCCACCAATCGATACTGCCAGCAGCACTTCTGGAAGGTGCCCATGTGACCTGCTCTCCTCCACGTCCGTGTGACAAAGCCCACGTCCTTCACACACCGCATACCATCATAGTCTTACGtccatttaaaattcttatccTCAACTAAGGCCCAGTTGGtcagagcagtggttcccaaacgtTTACCTGTGGATGAACCTTTCACCAGTCTGTGGTGAACTTGGAAGAAAGACTGTCAGTTTTTCATAGAACTAAGTTTATTCAATTTTTACCACTATCCTGTATTTTGAAATTATGCCCTTCCTATTATTTCGGACATATATAGTTCTTTTATGCAATGGTGATGGTagggtatttttaaagtttgtttccaACCCCCTCACTTGGAAAAGCTTTTCCCTAGTCCCGGAAAGCCCACAGCCTGAAAAGCGTAAGGTTAAGACAGTGCTCGTAAGGCTCATCTGGAAATGCCCACACGGGTCAGCCAGCGCCGTGGTTAACCGGCTTCCAGCACCAGCCTGCACCCCACTTAGCCGGTTATCTTGGAGAAGTCCTTCTCCTTTCAAGGGACCTGTAGCGCTCAGAAGAGAGTCTGAAATGTCTGAACACGGCCAGCCCCCAGCACTGGAAGGAATTCAAAGTGTGCGTGCCACGGACGGAAGCCTGGGGAGTCGGCCGCGTGGCCACAGCCGGCAGGGGAGATACTGGCCCTCACGAGTGTTTAGTGAATTAGTCAATTAATGTACGGTCACTGGGAAAGACAAGAAATCCAGTACCGGGAATTCTGCTTCCAGAAATATGGATTCCAGAAGAGTGCACTCacttttccctattcctcctgCTCAGCACAGCTAAAAACCCTGCACTAAGCCCCTTCACGGATTATTTTATCGAATCCTCACAAAACCCTATGAAATTGTATTACGATCATCCCATTTTTcaacaggaaactgaggcatcacCTGCCCGAGAAAAACTACCCTGATGCTCCAGCTCCCAGAGCGGCAGAGTCTTGAGGATAAAACCCTCTCCTCTCCGAAGAGGAGCCtcggcttctttttttttttttttttttttttttttgtggtatgcgggcctccctccgttgtggcctctcccgttgcggagcacaggctccggacgcgcaggctcagcggccatggctcacgggcccagccgctccgcggcatgNNNNNNNNNNNNNNNNNNNNNNNNNNNNNNNNNcatgcgggatcctcccagcccggggcgcgaacccggctcccctgcatcggcgggcggacgcgcaaccactgcgccaccagggaagcccctagcctcGGCTTCTTTAGTTTGAGTGAAGTCAGCGTCATTTTACCCAGAGACCCATTTCTGGCCCCGGGCGGGTTCCTCCCGCCCCGAGGGTGTCGCTGCGGTGATCGTTCAGGGCTCTCTGAGCTCACGCGGTGCGGGCCCCTCACCAAGACAGCAACCCTCCCTGCGGTGGCCGATCCGCTCGACACCCCTCCGGACAGGGACGTCCTGACTCATCGGGCGGGCCCTGCACTGCCGTGCAGCTCCCACGGGGGAGGGCTGGGTCCCGTCCACGGGCCCTGGCCCGGTGCCCCTCGGGCGAGATGGCTTCTGGACTCCTCACGTGCTCTGGGCACGCTGGCCGCCAACGCCCCGCTTAACCTCCGCGGCCCAGACTGATCACAGCCCTCCGGACCAGGCTcggctggcgggggcgggggtggggtcgGGACGGCAGGTCTGTGAACAGACTCACGTGACGGAAGGGAAGGAACCCCCGTCGTTTCTCCAGCGGCACGAGAATATGTGTGGCTGTTAAAGACCGCTGTGGTGTAGCGGTGACGGTGAAGCAGATGAGGTGACGTCATTTACCGCGGTGCAGTTTGTGCCTTAGGGAACGGGTGGCACGTGACCTTGATGGAAATCCTGGTGCTACTACGGGTTAACCTTGGATAGACtactcacctctctgaacctcaagcCTATGACCTATATCTCCTGGGGCCCTGTGGACATCAACCGAGATCAGGCCTGCGAAATGCCCTTGACACCAAAGAATTATGCAAACGGGAAGGTATTGACAATAGTAACACCAAAAGACCTATCATAAGGCCAAGTCTCAGGGCGCAGAGGGGCTGGGGTTAATCTAGTCCTCCCCGAGTGCTGTCCACCACGGGGGCTGGAGAAGCAGAGCGCGGCGGGCTCTCACCGCTGTCCAGGCTCCTCTCACAGCGGGCTCGAGGCCCCCCGCGAGCCAGTGTCGCCCAGCTGCTCAGGCACCGGGCCAGGGTTTAAACTCAGCCGTCACTCTACAGCTCCTGTTCTTCCCACATGACACATCCCAGCACAGGTGTGACTTTCCATCCACGTTACCAAGGGCTTTCCCGCTTAAAGTCGACAGAGAACAGAGGGAAACACTACCTTCTTCAGCTCAATGATCTCGTCATACATGTCCTCCTTCTCTCTGTAGACAGGGGTCCCAGGAACATAACCTGCAGGGAGACACACAACCCTCTGCAAAGACTGTCTGCAAAGTAGAAGGAATTCTTGGCCATACCTTAAGGGAAACCTGGAGGTtaatgaaattatctttttttttttttttttttaacttctttcccCAGAAGTAAGGAAACCAAAACCAGTATTGATATAGAaagaagaagcaagagaaaactaaaagatgTGAACACGGGGCTTAATTATAGTGAAAGGATTAACGGAAGGAGTCAAAAGGAGAAGTGCTGTCTTTAGATTTTAAACAGCAAAcagataaaaagacaaacaaaaacaaacgtgGTCGTGTCATCACGCAGATGACAGCACCCAGTCCGACGTCTAACGGTAGGTACAGTGTACACTGCTCTCTGCTTCCGTGTGACCCCTCACGGGTCAGGACTCTGAAACACAGCAGCCTGAAACAGCGCCGCCAGCTAGCAGTGCGGCAAGGTGACCATCCCCGGCACCAGGACAAGGTTCCTCTGTGCTTCCCATGGGGCCAGGGCCCACAAGAAAAGCAGTAAAGCTGAGGGAGGAAGCACGTGGGTAAGACCAGACAGGAAGACAGAAACATGAAAAGCAACCGATTCTTTTTGGTGAgatctgggttttgttttgttttgttttgtttgcggtacgcgggcctctcactgttgtggcctct includes these proteins:
- the LOC114485534 gene encoding IQ domain-containing protein E-like, which translates into the protein MSLSTGEPASETGDDSLSAITFDSDSETKAKRKSFHKPPPTSPKSPYHSKPRKVASWRSLRTAGSVPLRGRMSLTPQQLCLGSSKQGYVPGTPVYREKEDMYDEIIELKKSLHVQKSNVDLMRTKLRRLEEENSRKDRQIEQLLDPSRVPDFVRTLAEKRSDTGWVSINSSKTDNLSTEILPSKQPLERCLFSTALIPEEEQIRGRARDFLKPYFTEPEP